One Candidatus Korarchaeum sp. genomic region harbors:
- a CDS encoding Arf family protein gives MSFQRLVSGIFGLFKKPTTLVILGLDGAGKTTMLNYILRGEPGVTVPTVGANFEKFKIRELEFNVWDLGGQRALRGMWEEYAEKADAVIFVLDSADRERFNEAKEELWRIVSVMKKGKPLLVIANKADLDNAATVMEVIEALELTKLEDMTWQIVWASALTGFGLFEAFAWIYEKLTGKEVSHPLRIEELIVLDEKGNPLISTTSTTSLTLSAFISLVRSYTTESLKDIPQTIEMRDKKLIIAIRGGLIGAALIPRYSSESKVKALLVDVLNNVAEVRDREKAREVLIKVVERYVESEGS, from the coding sequence GTGTCGTTCCAGAGGTTGGTTTCGGGTATATTCGGGCTCTTCAAGAAGCCAACCACACTGGTAATTCTAGGCTTAGACGGAGCCGGTAAGACGACGATGCTCAACTACATCCTGAGGGGAGAACCTGGTGTGACTGTGCCGACAGTAGGCGCTAACTTTGAGAAGTTCAAGATAAGGGAGCTGGAGTTCAACGTCTGGGACCTAGGTGGTCAGAGGGCTTTGAGGGGTATGTGGGAGGAGTACGCTGAGAAGGCCGATGCTGTAATATTCGTCCTGGACTCAGCGGACAGGGAGAGGTTCAATGAAGCCAAGGAGGAGCTTTGGAGGATAGTCTCCGTCATGAAGAAAGGTAAGCCTCTCCTGGTGATCGCGAACAAAGCTGATTTAGATAACGCAGCTACGGTAATGGAGGTGATCGAAGCTTTAGAGCTCACTAAGCTTGAGGATATGACTTGGCAGATAGTTTGGGCAAGCGCCTTGACGGGATTCGGGTTATTCGAGGCTTTCGCTTGGATCTATGAGAAGCTGACAGGTAAGGAAGTTTCTCATCCGCTCAGGATAGAGGAACTCATCGTTCTGGATGAGAAGGGCAACCCCCTCATATCCACTACCTCAACGACGAGCCTTACGTTAAGCGCTTTCATCTCCTTAGTGAGGAGCTACACCACCGAGTCGCTTAAGGACATCCCTCAAACGATAGAGATGAGGGATAAGAAGCTGATAATAGCGATAAGGGGAGGCCTGATAGGGGCGGCTCTGATACCTAGGTACTCGTCTGAGAGCAAGGTTAAAGCTCTGTTGGTCGACGTTCTGAACAACGTCGCTGAGGTAAGGGATAGGGAGAAGGCCAGGGAAGTGTTGATAAAGGTGGTTGAGAGGTACGTTGAGAGCGAGGGTTCCTGA
- the ilvD gene encoding dihydroxy-acid dehydratase — protein sequence MDLRWRSRLVTEGPERAPQRSLFKAAGLDDDDLSRPLIGIANSWNEVVPGHMHLDNVARAVKEGIREAGGTPLEFNTIAICDGIAMGHEGMKAPLPSREVIAASVELMARAHAFDALVLISSCDKITPGMLMAAARLNVPAVMVNGGCMLPGSMDGREVGISHVFEAVGQYAAGKISEDELRRIESLAAPGPGSCAGLYTANTMAIVGEALGMIPAGTSTIPAVSSERLRAAKQAGRLIMRMLELGIKPRDIMKYEAFENAIRVDVALGGSTNAVLHLMAIAREAGIEIPLELFDRISRETPHIANLNPAGPHYVKDLHYAGGVPAIFKELADVMHLDAMTVSGETWGQIVSRAEVRDRKVIRPRSDPYHKEGGLAVLWGSLAPRGAVVKQTAVDPDMRVFRGYAKPFDSEEEAVRALFDGKVVEGDVVVIRYEGPKGGPGMREMLAATATITGMGLRRVALVTDGRFSGATRGPAIGHVSPEAAEGGPIALVEEGDEVLIDIPGRKLDLLVDQDALEERRRRWRPKTKEEYGFLRLFSALAESADRGAVLRPL from the coding sequence ATGGATCTGAGGTGGAGGAGCAGGTTAGTCACTGAAGGGCCTGAGAGGGCTCCTCAGAGGAGCCTCTTCAAGGCCGCTGGCCTAGACGATGATGACCTCAGTAGGCCCCTGATAGGGATAGCTAACTCCTGGAACGAGGTGGTTCCAGGACACATGCACCTGGATAATGTAGCCAGAGCCGTTAAGGAGGGTATTAGGGAGGCCGGGGGAACCCCTCTGGAGTTCAACACGATAGCCATATGCGATGGCATAGCTATGGGGCACGAGGGCATGAAGGCCCCGCTTCCGAGCAGGGAGGTGATAGCTGCCAGCGTCGAGCTGATGGCTAGGGCCCATGCCTTCGATGCCTTAGTACTGATAAGCTCCTGCGATAAGATAACCCCAGGAATGCTTATGGCTGCAGCTAGGCTCAACGTGCCAGCGGTCATGGTCAACGGCGGTTGCATGCTCCCCGGCTCGATGGATGGGAGGGAGGTAGGCATAAGTCACGTCTTCGAGGCGGTGGGTCAGTACGCAGCCGGCAAGATTAGTGAGGATGAGTTAAGGAGGATAGAATCCCTAGCTGCTCCGGGTCCAGGTTCCTGCGCTGGCCTGTATACCGCTAACACGATGGCCATAGTCGGTGAAGCCCTGGGCATGATACCCGCGGGCACATCGACGATACCCGCTGTTTCATCGGAGAGGCTAAGGGCAGCTAAGCAGGCGGGAAGGCTCATCATGAGGATGCTGGAGCTTGGGATTAAGCCAAGGGACATAATGAAGTATGAAGCTTTTGAGAACGCTATAAGGGTTGACGTAGCTCTAGGAGGATCTACCAATGCTGTGCTTCACCTGATGGCTATAGCTAGGGAAGCCGGTATAGAGATACCTCTCGAGCTCTTCGACAGGATAAGTAGGGAGACGCCTCACATAGCTAACTTGAATCCAGCCGGTCCCCATTACGTTAAGGACCTCCATTACGCGGGTGGAGTGCCCGCTATATTCAAGGAGCTGGCTGATGTGATGCACCTCGATGCCATGACCGTGAGCGGTGAAACTTGGGGGCAGATAGTCTCGAGGGCTGAGGTTAGGGACAGGAAAGTTATAAGGCCTAGGAGCGATCCTTACCATAAGGAAGGTGGTCTCGCGGTCCTATGGGGTAGTTTAGCCCCTAGGGGGGCTGTGGTGAAGCAGACAGCAGTGGATCCTGATATGCGCGTCTTCAGAGGGTACGCCAAGCCCTTCGATTCGGAGGAGGAGGCTGTTAGGGCCCTCTTCGATGGTAAGGTGGTCGAGGGGGATGTCGTGGTGATAAGGTACGAGGGGCCGAAGGGCGGGCCCGGGATGAGGGAGATGCTCGCAGCTACCGCTACGATAACGGGAATGGGACTCAGGAGGGTGGCCTTAGTTACGGACGGGAGGTTCTCCGGTGCGACCAGAGGGCCAGCGATAGGTCATGTCTCTCCCGAGGCGGCTGAGGGCGGACCCATAGCCCTGGTGGAGGAGGGGGACGAGGTGCTGATAGACATACCCGGAAGGAAGCTCGACCTTCTGGTCGATCAGGATGCCCTGGAGGAGAGGAGGAGAAGGTGGAGGCCGAAAACTAAGGAGGAGTACGGGTTCCTCAGGTTGTTCTCTGCTCTAGCAGAGTCCGCTGACAGGGGGGCAGTCTTAAGGCCGTTGTGA
- a CDS encoding GTP-binding protein, which translates to MRKMSIVIIGPHQAGKSTFIRKLDPSAIRMDYEKGTMSTTVGFDYGIIFWDASTDELYPKDRIEDLNPFNEIWKVTITGTPGQIAFSYVRKALVRGKDGVIMIVDSAQPVQIVYALGQYQEAKEVLPPGFPFLVLANKQDLPDAKPPDVIRGLLGINTEVVPISALLGNGVQEAFIRFLKTVRAELMTKSMQFYAETQVKIRT; encoded by the coding sequence ATGAGGAAGATGTCCATAGTGATAATAGGGCCTCATCAAGCCGGGAAGAGCACTTTCATAAGGAAGTTAGACCCTTCAGCGATCAGAATGGATTACGAGAAGGGCACCATGTCTACTACAGTTGGGTTTGATTATGGTATAATCTTTTGGGACGCATCCACCGATGAGCTTTACCCTAAGGATAGGATAGAGGATCTCAATCCCTTCAATGAGATCTGGAAGGTAACGATCACCGGAACGCCAGGGCAGATAGCCTTCTCCTACGTCAGGAAAGCCCTTGTGAGGGGTAAGGATGGTGTGATAATGATAGTAGATAGTGCGCAACCGGTTCAGATAGTCTACGCGTTAGGCCAGTATCAGGAGGCCAAGGAGGTGCTCCCCCCCGGTTTCCCGTTCCTGGTACTAGCGAATAAACAGGATCTACCGGATGCTAAACCGCCCGACGTCATAAGGGGGCTTCTTGGGATCAACACTGAGGTAGTACCGATATCGGCACTCCTAGGTAATGGTGTTCAGGAGGCCTTCATCCGGTTTCTCAAGACGGTGAGAGCGGAGCTGATGACTAAATCGATGCAGTTCTACGCTGAGACTCAGGTGAAAATAAGGACTTAA
- a CDS encoding cupin domain-containing protein, which yields MILPKYVVRPEEVVGGAPMEGKHVRDLKVIYPGNVDPSPRSLILGVVEVDPGHHTPLHRHECEEVYYVLSGRGEVEIEGERYEVGKGYGVYIPVRAKHRIFNTGSEVLRYVAVGGIMFVPLVPEWPTKSPYEILE from the coding sequence ATGATCTTGCCCAAGTATGTGGTGAGGCCCGAGGAGGTGGTCGGAGGAGCCCCCATGGAGGGGAAACACGTGAGGGATCTGAAGGTGATATACCCTGGGAACGTGGACCCGAGTCCCAGGTCCCTGATCCTAGGCGTGGTCGAGGTCGATCCGGGGCATCACACCCCCCTTCACAGGCACGAATGCGAGGAGGTCTACTACGTGCTGAGCGGGAGGGGCGAGGTGGAGATAGAGGGTGAGAGGTACGAGGTGGGAAAGGGCTATGGCGTGTACATACCCGTTCGGGCTAAGCACAGGATATTCAACACGGGAAGTGAGGTACTGAGATACGTGGCCGTCGGAGGCATAATGTTCGTCCCCCTGGTACCTGAGTGGCCCACCAAATCACCCTACGAGATACTCGAGTGA
- a CDS encoding cupin domain-containing protein has translation MRRGEEARVLETWPGVRRKTLALGERMVLLEVSMEAGSVGRAHSHPNEQVGYVVRGRLRLRIGSEVHELGPGDAYVIPDGVEHEATALEETRVVEVFSPPHEVFKRDLEEG, from the coding sequence ATGCGCAGGGGCGAGGAGGCGAGGGTGCTGGAGACCTGGCCCGGGGTGAGGAGGAAGACGCTCGCCCTCGGGGAGAGGATGGTCCTCCTGGAGGTCAGTATGGAAGCGGGTTCCGTGGGCAGGGCCCACTCCCACCCTAACGAGCAGGTGGGGTACGTGGTCAGAGGTAGGCTAAGGCTGAGGATAGGGAGCGAGGTTCACGAGCTGGGTCCTGGGGACGCTTACGTGATCCCGGATGGTGTTGAGCATGAGGCCACCGCTCTGGAGGAGACTCGTGTGGTGGAGGTCTTCTCCCCACCTCACGAGGTGTTCAAGAGGGATCTGGAGGAGGGATGA